Proteins encoded by one window of Engraulis encrasicolus isolate BLACKSEA-1 chromosome 21, IST_EnEncr_1.0, whole genome shotgun sequence:
- the plin2 gene encoding perilipin-2 isoform X2: MASMETISDQNVMSRVASLPLVSSTYSIVSTVYGETKEQHPYLKAVCEAAEVGVKTVSILGMTCAQPIIGKLEPQLMFANGLACKGLDQIERKLPILHQPSEKIMASAKDAVSGAKDTVAMTVSGAKGTVAMTVYGAKDTVVMTVFGAKDTVTMTVSGAKDTVSSAVSGVVGRTCGAVQGGVASVISTSESLIEHYLPQAKGSQPAEGCEGDGEGSSYYVRLGSLSAKLRHRSYERAVTKIEHAKRNIGSANQKMQEKLRTLVDWRSTTDTADADETSDAEHIESRTLALARGLSHQLQTTCYSLVCSAQGLPQNIQDQLLTVTQSAVQVYLNFSHAVSLGDLSDSVLTTSRNQLHRVKDTLEGAMDYLVNNTPLNWLVGPFYPHIEPEAPPAGSRKKSLSFSDGALLIADARRRSRTSSAGRLSICVGSPQYHSHADGTRCWEESCPDKAAAVMASYPEAQPASAPGDSETDADTVADSLRPRRSSSVSSPTSGGKARKSVDFTL; this comes from the exons ATGGCGTCAATGGAGACTATCAGCGATCAG AATGTGATGTCACGGGTGGCCAGTCTCCCCTTGGTGAGCTCCACGTACAGTATCGTGTCCACCGTGTATGGTGAGACCAAGGAGCAACATCCCTACCTAAAGGCGGTGTGCGAAGCGGCGGAGGTTGGAGTGAAGACCGTCTCAATCCTGGGCATGACGTGCGCACAGCCCATCATCGGCAAACTAGAGCCGCAAC TTATGTTTGCCAATGGCCTTGCCTGTAAGGGACTGGACCAGATTGAGAGAAAGCTCCCTATTCTGCATCAGCCATCAGAGAAG ATCATGGCCTCAGCCAAGGACGCTGTCTCTGGCGCCAAGGATACAGTTGCTATGACTGTATCCGGGGCCAAGGGTACAGTTGCTATGACAGTCTACGGCGCCAAGGATACGGTTGTCATGACGGTCTTTGGTGCCAAGGATACGGTTACCATGACGGTCTCTGGTGCCAAGGACACAGTGAGCAGTGCGGTGAGCGGAGTGGTGGGCCGCACCTGTGGAGCGGTACAGGGGGGCGTGGCCTCGGTCATCAGCACCTCAGAGAGTCTTATCGAGCACTACCTGCCTcaag CAAAGGGCTCGCAGCCCGCAGAGGGTTGTGAGGGTGACGGGGAGGGCAGCAGCTACTATGTGCGTCTGGGCAGCCTCTCTGCCAAGCTGCGCCACCGCTCCTACGAGAGGGCGGTCACTAAG ATTGAGCATGCCAAGAGGAACATTGGCAGCGCCAACCAGAAAATGCAGGAGAAACTACGCACTCTAGTGGACTGGAGGAGTACTACAGACACTGCAGACGCTGACGAGACCTCTGATGCAGAG CATATAGAGTCTCGTACCCTGGCTTTGGCCCGTGGTCTGTCCCACCAGCTGCAGACGACCTGCTACAGCTTGGTCTGCAGTGCCCAGGGCCTACCGCAAAACATCCAGGACCAGCtactcacagtcacacagtccGCAGTgcag GTGTACCTTAACTTCAGCCATGCCGTGTCCCTGGGCGACCTCTCTGACAGTGTGCTGACGACCAGCCGCAATCAGCTGCACCGCGTGAAGGACACACTAGAGGGCGCCATGGACTACCTGGTGAACAACACGCCACTCAACTGGCTAGTGGGGCCCTTCTACCCACACATAG AGCCCGAGGCGCCCCCTGCAGGCTCCAGGAAGAAGTCTCTGAGCTTCAGCGACGGCGCCCTCCTGATTGCCGATGCCCGTCGCCGCAGCCGCACGAGCAGTGCCGGCCGCCTCAGCATCTGCGTGGGCTCTCCTCAGTACCACAGCCACGCCGACGGCACCCGCTGCTGGGAGGAGTCGTGCCCGGACAAAGCGGCGGCCGTGATGGCATCGTACCCGGAGGCGCAGCCTGCCAGTGCCCCAGGTGACAGCGAGACTGATGCCGACACAGTCGCAGATTCTCTCCGGCCACGACGGTCTTCCTCCGTCTCCTCGCCGACAAGCGGCGGGAAGGCAAGGAAGTCTGTGGACTTCACCCTGTAA
- the LOC134437922 gene encoding uncharacterized protein LOC134437922, producing MAFDTTTHTDYIRHEGAEPPPRALKPVIQAWGTERPIAASNRHASHHAVPSATTRGRPAERRLPGKPHQHQGETEGSRAATTYRSNYTSTKSGTKTGHRNAHKSPPVWKPCGIANSANPTSTRRARTPNPRDGKAPACPASFTEPPGYQDTRTTVSGHRMFQRTLSGAEDGPGKRGVATVATNGQSQQPQRRGHSTGSATAVVADGRGRGQH from the exons ATGGCCTtcgacaccaccacacacacagactacatacGGCATGAGGGGGCCGAACCACCTCCCAGGGCACTCAAGCCAGTCATACAG GCGTGGGGTACGGAGCGGCCCATAGCGGCATCCAACCGCCACGCATCTCATCACGCAGTACCCTCGGCAACCACCAGGGGTCGCCCTGCAGAGAGACGGTTGCCGGGGAAACCGCATCAGCACCAGGGCGAAACAGAGGGGTCTAGAGCCGCCACCACCTACCGCTCCAACTACACCTCCACCAAGAGCGGCACCAAGACAGGCCATCGTAACGCACACAAGTCCCCGCCAGTCTGGAAGCCTTGTGGCATTGCCAACAGTGCCAACCCGACATCCACGCGCAGGGCACGCACCCCCAACCCTCGGGATGGCAAAGCGCCAGCCTGTCCCGCCAGCTTCACCGAGCCGCCCGGTTACCAGGACACTCGCACCACCGTGTCCGGGCACCGCATGTTCCAACGCACGCTCTCCGGGGCGGAGGACGGGCCGGGCAAGCGGGGGGTTGCCACGGTTGCCACCAACGGCCAATCACAGCAGCCTCAGAGGCGAGGACACAGCACAGGGAGCGCGACTGCAGTGGTGGCCGACGGCAGAGGCAGGGGTCAGCACTAG
- the plin2 gene encoding perilipin-2 isoform X1 gives MASMETISDQNVMSRVASLPLVSSTYSIVSTVYGETKEQHPYLKAVCEAAEVGVKTVSILGMTCAQPIIGKLEPQLMFANGLACKGLDQIERKLPILHQPSEKIMASAKDAVSGAKDTVAMTVSGAKGTVAMTVYGAKDTVVMTVFGAKDTVTMTVSGAKDTVSSAVSGVVGRTCGAVQGGVASVISTSESLIEHYLPQAKGSQPAEGCEGDGEGSSYYVRLGSLSAKLRHRSYERAVTKVRDARQHTRDSIVQLHLTMDAIEHAKRNIGSANQKMQEKLRTLVDWRSTTDTADADETSDAEHIESRTLALARGLSHQLQTTCYSLVCSAQGLPQNIQDQLLTVTQSAVQVYLNFSHAVSLGDLSDSVLTTSRNQLHRVKDTLEGAMDYLVNNTPLNWLVGPFYPHIEPEAPPAGSRKKSLSFSDGALLIADARRRSRTSSAGRLSICVGSPQYHSHADGTRCWEESCPDKAAAVMASYPEAQPASAPGDSETDADTVADSLRPRRSSSVSSPTSGGKARKSVDFTL, from the exons ATGGCGTCAATGGAGACTATCAGCGATCAG AATGTGATGTCACGGGTGGCCAGTCTCCCCTTGGTGAGCTCCACGTACAGTATCGTGTCCACCGTGTATGGTGAGACCAAGGAGCAACATCCCTACCTAAAGGCGGTGTGCGAAGCGGCGGAGGTTGGAGTGAAGACCGTCTCAATCCTGGGCATGACGTGCGCACAGCCCATCATCGGCAAACTAGAGCCGCAAC TTATGTTTGCCAATGGCCTTGCCTGTAAGGGACTGGACCAGATTGAGAGAAAGCTCCCTATTCTGCATCAGCCATCAGAGAAG ATCATGGCCTCAGCCAAGGACGCTGTCTCTGGCGCCAAGGATACAGTTGCTATGACTGTATCCGGGGCCAAGGGTACAGTTGCTATGACAGTCTACGGCGCCAAGGATACGGTTGTCATGACGGTCTTTGGTGCCAAGGATACGGTTACCATGACGGTCTCTGGTGCCAAGGACACAGTGAGCAGTGCGGTGAGCGGAGTGGTGGGCCGCACCTGTGGAGCGGTACAGGGGGGCGTGGCCTCGGTCATCAGCACCTCAGAGAGTCTTATCGAGCACTACCTGCCTcaag CAAAGGGCTCGCAGCCCGCAGAGGGTTGTGAGGGTGACGGGGAGGGCAGCAGCTACTATGTGCGTCTGGGCAGCCTCTCTGCCAAGCTGCGCCACCGCTCCTACGAGAGGGCGGTCACTAAGGTGCGTGACGCACGCCAACACACTCGGGACTCCATTGTTCAGCTGCACCTCACCATGGACGCG ATTGAGCATGCCAAGAGGAACATTGGCAGCGCCAACCAGAAAATGCAGGAGAAACTACGCACTCTAGTGGACTGGAGGAGTACTACAGACACTGCAGACGCTGACGAGACCTCTGATGCAGAG CATATAGAGTCTCGTACCCTGGCTTTGGCCCGTGGTCTGTCCCACCAGCTGCAGACGACCTGCTACAGCTTGGTCTGCAGTGCCCAGGGCCTACCGCAAAACATCCAGGACCAGCtactcacagtcacacagtccGCAGTgcag GTGTACCTTAACTTCAGCCATGCCGTGTCCCTGGGCGACCTCTCTGACAGTGTGCTGACGACCAGCCGCAATCAGCTGCACCGCGTGAAGGACACACTAGAGGGCGCCATGGACTACCTGGTGAACAACACGCCACTCAACTGGCTAGTGGGGCCCTTCTACCCACACATAG AGCCCGAGGCGCCCCCTGCAGGCTCCAGGAAGAAGTCTCTGAGCTTCAGCGACGGCGCCCTCCTGATTGCCGATGCCCGTCGCCGCAGCCGCACGAGCAGTGCCGGCCGCCTCAGCATCTGCGTGGGCTCTCCTCAGTACCACAGCCACGCCGACGGCACCCGCTGCTGGGAGGAGTCGTGCCCGGACAAAGCGGCGGCCGTGATGGCATCGTACCCGGAGGCGCAGCCTGCCAGTGCCCCAGGTGACAGCGAGACTGATGCCGACACAGTCGCAGATTCTCTCCGGCCACGACGGTCTTCCTCCGTCTCCTCGCCGACAAGCGGCGGGAAGGCAAGGAAGTCTGTGGACTTCACCCTGTAA
- the LOC134438051 gene encoding stabilizer of axonemal microtubules 1-like: MTMQCICQICNCGKHHCPCESEGAGEPPPDDTSDVIAPGDEEPLISEYQRRFQAHPDAVRTTRPNHDHQYKPPQGKMAHTTTFRHHQEEYKAPEGKMADVTISRSDYVQHPLIPRNPRPKSAYVPPEGEMRSGTTYTEDYQPHAAPAMQLHPQHSHHNTRGQHQQMQMPTAGKMDTLSTYKDEFRTWPLQRRQPYREVDNLCMTREAACRFTATTTFRDDYQPVTTNVARQPCKPAASCLNMYQGQGQAAPFTSTTNYRLQYVKHPLEVSKRPSSAPVRGTASSHLI, translated from the exons ATGACTATGCAGTGTATCTGTCAGATCTGCAACTGCGG GAAGCACCACTGTCCATGTGAGTCTGAGGGTGCCGGGGAACCCCCTCCCGACGACACTTCTGACGTCATTGCCCCCGGCGACGAGGAACCCCTGATCTCGGAGTACCAGAGGAGGTTTCAGGCTCACCCCGACGCGGTGCGCACCACCAGGCCTAACCATGACCACCAGTACAAACCCCCGCAGGGCAAGATGGCCCACACCACCACGTTCAG GCATCACCAAGAAGAGTACAAAGCTCCAGAGGGAAAGATGGCAGATGTCACCATATCCAG GTCAGACTATGTGCAACACCCTCTGATTCCTCGGAACCCGAGGCCCAAGAGCGCGTACGTCCCCCCCGAGGGAGAGATGCGCAGCGGCACCACATACACTGAGGACTACCAGCCACACGCCGCCCCCGCCATGCAGCTGCACCCGCAACACAGTCACCAcaacaccagggggcagcaccaGCAGATGCAGATGCCCACAGCGGGCAAGATGGACACCCTGTCCACCTACAAGG ATGAGTTCCGCACCTGGCCCCTGCAGAGGCGACAGCCGTACCGGGAG GTGGACAACCTGTGCATGACGCGAGAGGCTGCCTGTCGcttcactgccaccaccaccttcaGGGACGACTACCAGCCTGTCACCACCAACGTGGCACGCCAGCCCTGCAA GCCGGCAGCCTCCTGCCTCAACATgtaccagggccagggccaggccgCCCcgttcacctccaccaccaactaCCGCCTGCAGTATGTCAAACATCCACTGGAGGTGTCCAAGAGGCCGTCCAGCGCCCCTGTACGCGGCACCGCAAGTAgccat CTCATTTAG